In Gemmatimonadota bacterium, a single window of DNA contains:
- the trpC gene encoding indole-3-glycerol phosphate synthase TrpC, giving the protein MNILDRIVAHKIEEVEDRKRRVPLPEGEPVRRRDIRPFDRALKQGDGIGVIAEFKKASPSKGAIRPDASPAEIGPVFAAHGASAISVLTDRRFFQGSDEDLAVLRRCVPVPVLRKEFIVDEYQVHETAALGADAMLLIAAILDDARLAALQRTAAACGLHCLVEVHNEEELDRALAAGSRIIGINNRDLTDFTVSLETSLRLRPRIPRGIVTVSESGIHGREDVLRLQEAGFDAVLVGESLMGAEEIGGKLDALLGRSGTRQQQGIRSQQQGIRR; this is encoded by the coding sequence ATGAATATCCTTGATCGGATCGTAGCGCATAAGATCGAAGAGGTCGAAGACCGGAAGCGGCGCGTGCCCCTTCCCGAAGGCGAGCCCGTTCGCCGCCGCGACATCCGGCCCTTCGACCGTGCGCTGAAACAGGGAGACGGCATCGGGGTCATCGCCGAATTCAAGAAGGCCTCGCCGTCGAAGGGCGCGATCCGTCCCGACGCGTCGCCCGCGGAGATCGGGCCGGTCTTCGCGGCCCACGGGGCTTCGGCCATATCGGTGTTGACGGACCGGCGGTTCTTCCAGGGCAGCGACGAGGACCTGGCGGTACTCCGGCGGTGCGTCCCCGTCCCCGTGCTGCGCAAGGAGTTCATCGTGGACGAGTACCAGGTGCACGAGACCGCGGCGCTGGGCGCGGACGCCATGCTGCTCATCGCGGCCATCCTGGACGACGCCCGCCTGGCGGCCCTGCAACGGACCGCGGCGGCCTGCGGCCTGCACTGCCTGGTGGAGGTGCACAACGAGGAGGAACTGGACCGGGCCCTGGCGGCGGGCAGCCGCATCATCGGCATCAACAACCGGGACCTGACGGACTTCACCGTTTCGCTGGAAACGTCGCTGCGTCTCCGGCCGCGCATCCCCCGGGGCATCGTGACCGTCAGCGAGAGCGGGATCCATGGGCGCGAGGACGTCCTGCGGCTGCAGGAAGCGGGATTCGACGCCGTTCTCGTGGGCGAGTCCCTGATGGGAGCGGAGGAGATCGGCGGAAAACTGGACGCCCTGCTGGGCCGGTCCGGCACGAGGCAGCAACAGGGGATCCGGAGTCAGCAACAGGGGATTCGACGGTGA
- a CDS encoding phosphoribosylanthranilate isomerase, translating to MNKVRIKICGITNEADAAAAVRAGADALGFIFYGGSPRCVAPGRAAEIVAGLPPFVVPVGVFVNAAAGDVDDICEVAGIQVVQLHGDEPPGFCETLKRPVIKAFRVRDASWKSAAAAYTVGAVLLDTYAEDRYGGTGTTFDWRFVEGSPHRVILSGGLNPDNVAEAVRSVRPYGVDTGSGVEREPGRKDHGKIRAFVEAARRTV from the coding sequence ATGAATAAGGTCAGGATCAAGATCTGCGGCATCACGAACGAGGCGGACGCCGCCGCGGCCGTTCGCGCGGGCGCGGACGCGCTCGGGTTCATATTCTATGGGGGCAGTCCCCGCTGCGTGGCGCCGGGACGGGCCGCGGAAATCGTGGCCGGACTGCCGCCCTTCGTCGTCCCGGTGGGTGTATTCGTGAACGCGGCGGCCGGCGACGTCGACGATATCTGCGAGGTCGCGGGAATCCAGGTCGTGCAGCTTCACGGAGACGAACCGCCCGGTTTCTGTGAAACGCTGAAGCGCCCGGTCATCAAGGCCTTCCGCGTCAGGGACGCATCGTGGAAATCCGCTGCCGCGGCGTATACCGTCGGAGCGGTGCTGCTCGATACGTATGCCGAAGACCGGTACGGCGGCACGGGGACCACCTTCGACTGGCGGTTCGTGGAAGGCAGTCCCCACCGCGTCATCCTGAGCGGCGGGTTGAATCCGGACAACGTGGCCGAGGCCGTGCGCAGCGTGCGGCCCTACGGCGTGGACACGGGCAGCGGCGTGGAGCGGGAACCGGGCCGCAAGGACCACGGCAAGATCCGGGCTTTCGTGGAGGCGGCGAGGCGGACTGTATGA
- the trpS gene encoding tryptophan--tRNA ligase produces the protein MNRREVILTGIKPTGSPHLGNYIGAIRPALELARRSPEAHAMYFLADYHALTLVKDPVRFRDLCHELAATWIACGLDPERQVFYRQSDVPEVFELSWILSCSTSKGLMNRAHAYKAQVDRHTRVHTRVAGAVDVWDADAGDADARAADAGNGDARAADAVAKDGDARDTDTGGADAGVNMGLYSYPILMAADILLFQAKYVPVGRDQEQHIEIARDIAARFNRSFGDVLTLPLNLSDPSTAEIPGTDGRKMSKAYNNTIPLFGSREQLLRAIFGIKTDSSPPGAPKDPGTSLVFQIYRQFADGDRTETMRSRLVEGRITWKAAKEELFDLIDGLLERPRAVYEELMADRSRIDRLLEAGACTARELARPTMETVRQAVGR, from the coding sequence ATGAACCGGCGCGAAGTCATCCTGACGGGCATCAAGCCGACGGGCAGTCCGCACCTCGGCAACTACATCGGCGCCATCCGGCCCGCACTGGAACTCGCGCGGCGGTCGCCCGAAGCCCATGCCATGTATTTCCTGGCGGACTATCACGCCCTGACGCTCGTGAAGGACCCCGTGCGCTTCAGGGACCTGTGCCACGAACTCGCCGCGACCTGGATCGCCTGCGGGCTGGATCCCGAACGCCAGGTCTTCTACCGCCAATCGGATGTGCCGGAGGTCTTCGAACTGTCGTGGATCCTTTCCTGTTCGACGTCGAAGGGCCTGATGAACCGCGCCCACGCGTACAAGGCGCAGGTGGACCGTCACACGCGAGTCCACACGCGAGTCGCCGGTGCCGTGGATGTCTGGGACGCGGACGCCGGTGACGCCGACGCCAGGGCCGCCGACGCAGGAAACGGGGACGCCAGGGCCGCGGACGCCGTCGCCAAGGACGGGGACGCCAGGGACACGGACACAGGGGGCGCCGACGCCGGGGTGAACATGGGGTTGTATTCCTATCCCATACTCATGGCGGCGGACATCCTGCTGTTCCAGGCGAAGTACGTACCGGTGGGGAGGGACCAGGAACAGCACATCGAGATCGCAAGGGACATTGCCGCGCGTTTCAACCGGTCCTTCGGCGACGTGCTCACCCTGCCGCTTAACCTGTCCGATCCTTCAACGGCCGAGATTCCCGGCACGGACGGAAGAAAGATGAGCAAGGCCTATAACAACACCATACCGCTTTTCGGGTCGCGCGAACAGTTGCTCAGGGCCATATTCGGGATCAAGACGGATTCGAGTCCGCCCGGCGCGCCCAAGGACCCCGGGACGTCGCTCGTATTCCAGATCTACAGGCAGTTCGCGGACGGGGACCGGACCGAGACGATGCGAAGCCGGCTGGTGGAGGGCCGGATCACCTGGAAAGCGGCCAAGGAAGAGTTGTTCGACCTCATCGACGGTTTACTGGAACGCCCCAGGGCGGTTTACGAGGAGTTGATGGCCGACCGGTCCCGCATCGACCGCTTGCTGGAAGCGGGCGCCTGCACCGCGCGGGAACTGGCCCGCCCGACCATGGAGACCGTGCGTCAGGCGGTGGGGCGATAA
- the trpD gene encoding anthranilate phosphoribosyltransferase, with product MIQQAIAKAIEGTSLTEAEAVEVMNGIMSGDATPAQIGAFLVAFRLKGETIEEVTGFARVMRARVTRIDCKAYPIVDTCGTGGDGKHTFNISTAAAFVAAAAGASIAKHGGRAASSKAGSADVLTALGVHIETPPERVSACIDEIGIGFMFAPALHSAMRFASGPRRELGVRTVLNLLGPLTNPAGTTAQVMGVYDAGVVQTAAHVLNNLGAERAFVVHSADGLDELTTTAPTHVAEARDGVVRTYDVAPEDFGLPRASIEDLRGGEADENAEIIRSVLAGESGPRRDIVLLNAAAAIVAGGAAEDFDEGIEKAARAIDTGGAREKLDALVRMTGE from the coding sequence ATGATACAGCAAGCCATTGCGAAGGCGATTGAAGGGACCTCGCTGACCGAAGCGGAAGCCGTGGAGGTCATGAACGGGATCATGTCGGGGGACGCCACGCCGGCGCAGATCGGCGCCTTCCTCGTCGCCTTCCGGCTGAAGGGCGAGACGATCGAGGAGGTCACTGGGTTCGCCAGGGTCATGCGCGCCCGGGTCACGCGGATCGACTGCAAGGCCTATCCCATCGTGGACACCTGCGGCACGGGCGGCGATGGAAAGCATACGTTCAACATCTCGACGGCGGCGGCTTTCGTAGCCGCGGCCGCGGGCGCGTCCATCGCCAAGCACGGCGGCCGCGCGGCGTCCAGCAAGGCGGGCAGCGCCGACGTGCTGACGGCTCTGGGCGTCCATATCGAAACGCCGCCGGAAAGGGTATCCGCCTGCATCGACGAGATCGGCATCGGGTTCATGTTCGCCCCCGCTCTCCACTCGGCCATGCGGTTCGCGAGCGGTCCGCGCCGGGAGCTCGGCGTGCGGACGGTGCTCAACCTGCTGGGACCGCTGACCAATCCGGCCGGGACCACGGCCCAGGTCATGGGCGTATACGACGCGGGCGTCGTCCAGACTGCCGCCCACGTGCTGAACAACCTGGGGGCGGAGCGCGCTTTCGTGGTGCACAGCGCGGACGGGCTGGACGAGTTGACCACCACGGCGCCGACCCACGTGGCGGAAGCCCGGGACGGCGTCGTGAGGACTTATGACGTAGCGCCGGAAGATTTCGGACTGCCGAGGGCGTCCATCGAGGACCTCAGAGGGGGCGAGGCGGACGAGAACGCGGAGATCATCCGGTCCGTGCTGGCCGGGGAATCCGGTCCCCGGCGGGACATCGTCCTGCTTAACGCCGCGGCGGCGATCGTGGCCGGCGGCGCCGCGGAGGACTTCGACGAAGGCATCGAAAAGGCAGCCCGGGCCATCGACACCGGCGGTGCGCGGGAGAAACTCGACGCGCTGGTCCGCATGACCGGCGAATGA
- the aroC gene encoding chorismate synthase codes for MRYLTAGESHGPAISAILEGLPAGLPVAAEDIDRDLKRRQGGYGRGRRMQIETDTIEILGGVRHGRTMGGPVSLVVQNRDWQNWTDVMAIEETDGPVRRRVTRPRPGHADLAGGLKYDRRDLRDILERASARETTMRVAVGAIARSLLGAFGIRVLSHVVRIGQVDADVSSLSNDEIIDRAEASPVRCADEDAAQKMIAEIDRAKSLKDTIGGVFEVKVLNAPPGLGSHVQWDRKLDGRLAQAVMSIQAVKGVEIGLGFGVTRVLGSEVHDEIFYEGGRFYRETNRAGGVEGGMTEGEEIVVRGALKPIATLMRTIMSVDIETKEAFDSAKERSDACTVPAAGVIGEAVVAFVVADAMQEKFGGDSLEEMQRNYQGYMDQLARY; via the coding sequence TTGCGATACCTGACCGCAGGCGAATCACACGGACCGGCCATATCGGCGATCCTCGAAGGACTGCCCGCGGGGCTGCCGGTGGCCGCGGAAGACATCGACCGGGACCTGAAACGGCGCCAGGGCGGTTACGGCCGGGGCCGGAGAATGCAGATCGAGACCGATACGATCGAGATCCTGGGCGGCGTGCGCCACGGCAGGACCATGGGCGGACCGGTTTCTCTCGTCGTGCAGAACCGGGACTGGCAGAACTGGACGGACGTGATGGCGATCGAGGAGACCGACGGCCCGGTGCGGCGGCGGGTGACCCGGCCCCGTCCGGGCCACGCCGATCTCGCGGGTGGACTGAAATACGACCGCCGCGATCTGCGGGACATCCTGGAACGGGCGAGCGCGCGGGAGACGACCATGCGCGTCGCGGTCGGCGCGATCGCCCGGTCCCTCCTCGGGGCCTTCGGCATACGCGTGCTCAGCCACGTGGTGCGGATCGGGCAGGTGGACGCGGACGTGAGCAGCCTGTCGAACGATGAGATCATCGACCGGGCCGAGGCCTCGCCCGTGCGCTGCGCCGACGAAGACGCCGCGCAGAAAATGATCGCGGAGATCGACCGGGCGAAGTCCCTCAAGGACACCATCGGCGGGGTCTTCGAGGTCAAGGTGCTGAACGCGCCGCCCGGCCTCGGCAGCCATGTGCAGTGGGACCGCAAGCTCGACGGCCGCCTGGCACAGGCCGTCATGAGCATCCAGGCCGTGAAGGGCGTGGAGATCGGGCTGGGATTCGGCGTGACCCGGGTCCTCGGTTCCGAGGTCCACGACGAGATCTTCTACGAAGGCGGACGGTTCTACCGCGAAACGAACCGGGCCGGCGGCGTCGAGGGCGGCATGACTGAAGGCGAAGAAATCGTCGTCCGCGGCGCGCTGAAGCCCATCGCGACGCTCATGCGCACGATCATGTCGGTGGACATCGAGACCAAGGAAGCCTTCGATTCCGCCAAGGAGCGGTCGGACGCGTGCACCGTGCCCGCAGCCGGCGTGATCGGCGAAGCGGTGGTGGCCTTCGTCGTCGCCGACGCCATGCAGGAGAAATTCGGGGGCGACAGCCTGGAGGAAATGCAGCGCAACTACCAGGGCTACATGGACCAGCTGGCACGTTACTAG
- the aroE gene encoding shikimate dehydrogenase produces the protein MNSSLENGPSGPAISGSTRVVGVCGQGIGYTLSPAMHNAAFRHCGLDYVYVTFEIASIEVRRAVDGIRGLGLAGVNVTKPLKTDVLPYLDEVSEEARRIGSVNTIVNRSGRLAGTSTDGAGLLRALGEKGVSVAGSRMLILGAGGAARAACAMARGQGAASITIAARNANRARDTASVGGAEATTLSPSGLGVAVREADLVINAIPGDLPLEGDWFTGGQFVYDTRYDQAETGLMRCARSRGAETSNGIGMLLFQGAASFEIWTGREAPVEVMRSALEEQLRRRTAREDKACCDT, from the coding sequence ATGAATTCTTCGCTTGAAAACGGGCCCAGCGGCCCCGCCATATCGGGTTCGACCCGCGTGGTCGGCGTATGCGGACAGGGCATCGGGTATACGCTTTCGCCGGCCATGCACAACGCGGCCTTTCGCCATTGCGGACTGGACTACGTGTATGTAACCTTCGAAATCGCGTCCATCGAAGTGCGGCGGGCCGTCGACGGCATCCGGGGACTGGGGCTGGCGGGGGTCAACGTGACCAAGCCGCTCAAGACGGACGTGCTTCCCTACCTGGACGAGGTGTCCGAAGAGGCCCGCAGGATCGGTTCGGTCAACACCATCGTGAACCGGTCGGGACGGCTCGCCGGCACGTCCACGGACGGCGCCGGACTGTTGCGGGCGCTCGGGGAAAAAGGTGTGTCCGTCGCGGGTTCGAGGATGTTGATCCTGGGCGCGGGAGGCGCGGCCCGGGCGGCCTGCGCCATGGCCCGCGGACAGGGAGCCGCTTCGATTACCATTGCCGCGCGCAACGCGAACCGTGCCCGGGACACGGCGTCGGTGGGTGGTGCAGAGGCGACCACGCTTTCGCCTTCCGGCCTCGGCGTCGCGGTCCGGGAGGCCGACCTGGTGATCAACGCGATCCCGGGGGATCTGCCGCTGGAAGGCGACTGGTTCACCGGCGGACAGTTCGTCTACGACACGCGTTACGACCAGGCGGAGACCGGGCTGATGCGATGCGCACGGTCGCGGGGCGCGGAGACCTCGAACGGCATTGGCATGCTGCTGTTCCAGGGTGCGGCGTCTTTTGAAATCTGGACCGGCCGCGAGGCGCCGGTCGAAGTGATGAGAAGCGCGTTGGAGGAACAGCTACGGCGCAGGACGGCCCGGGAGGATAAGGCATGTTGCGATACCTGA